The DNA sequence GGGCATCGCAGGGATTGCGCTTTATGATGGGCTCTTTGGTCCGGGCACAGGAACTTTCTTCCTGACACTTTTCGAAGGACTGGGACTGAAGACGGTCAGCGCCAATGCGATTACGAAAATTTTCAACCTCGCATCGAATACCGGAGCCATCGTCTGGTTTGGTCTGCATGGGAAAGTCATTTGGCCGCTCGGGCTTTCAGGGGCCGTCTTTTATCTTTGCGGCAATTACATCGGCGCGGGTTTGGTTCTGCGCCGCGGTCAGGGGCTGGTGCGTGTGGTGGTTCTTCTCGCGACTTCAGGCTTACTGATCAAACATCTTTTGCGGTATGTTTGATAGAGGAGGATCTCTTGCATGGCACTGAAGCAGGCATTTCTATTGAGTCTTGGGCTGATGCTGTTCAAGCTCCTGGGGTTTTATCTCTCCGGCTCCATGATCGTTCTGGCGAGTTTTTATGACTCCTTAACAGACAGCCTCGTGTCCTATCTCAACTTCATCTTCTATCGCAAAGCCCGCGAAAAGGCCGATCCGCAGCATCCTTTCGGTCATGGTGGATTTGAAGTTGTCAGCAGTCTGGTGCAGGGGATATTGATAACCATTCTCGCCTGTCTTCTGGCCTATCAGTCCATCGCGCAGCTTATGCACCGCACGCAGCCGAATCTTGATACCGGCGCCATGCCCTATGTTTTAGGGATCATGATCGTCTCTGCATTCTCCGGATTTGGCATTCAGTGGTTTCTGGGTCGTTTTGAAAGGGATCTGGCCGAGCAGGGTGAAATCTCGTTAACCGTTTCATCGGACCGCGCGCATTATCTTTCGGATTTCTACACGAATGGCCTCGGGGCGCTTGGGCTGCTTTCCGTCTATTGGTTCAAGAGCACGACTCTCGACAGCATCCTCGGGCTGGTCGGTTCCCTCTTCCTTTTCAAAACCGCGTGGCCTCTTCTCGTCAGCACCTTCACGCACATCATGCATGTCGAAGCCGAACCCGAGGTGCAGGAAGAAATTCTGCGCCTCGCCCTGGGCACCAACGGCTTTGTCGAAGGCATCCATCGTCTCCGCACGCGCCGCCTCGGTCCCAACCTCTTCATCGACTTTCATCTGAAACTCCCCGCCGCCATGCCCCTCGCCGAGGCGCATCGTTTGGGGGACGAAGTGGAAGCGCGGATCATGCAGCGCTTTCCACGGGCGGATGTTTTGATTCATTTGGATCCGGATGATCTGCCGGATGAGGATGTGTGAGTTCTGTTCAGCCCTAATGTTCCGTAAGAATTATGCAGCTTTTCCCGGATGGACCAAAACGGGCCCTTTTCTATCTCCAGGACATTCCAGGCAAAGCCCCTCGACCCCCATGTGCAGCCCCGGCGGAAAAGCTTAAAAGCGCGGCCCTGTCGTTAGCCGCAACAGTTCGCATTCTGTGCAAGTAAGCCCAGGATATCTCTCCATTTTCCATTTCGTCAAAATGTCAGTCAACGTCTGAACCGCAGGCAGTTTATTCGCCCGCGTAAGAACTTTTCCTCCTGCAATTTCCACAGCTTATATACGATTGGCACGCCATTTGTACTGGCTCTCTTCTTGCAAATCTGACGTAGGGTTTTTCTCAAACACACGTCGTCCTTTTTTCCCGGACGGCGAACGCAAGAGGGTCTGCACCATGCATGCACAGGTTCAACACCAGGAGATTTCTCGAGGAACGTACGCGTCTCCCCGTCCTGCGAAGCGCCGCTACGAGCGTCGCCACGGTTCGCGAATCGAACGTGATGAACAGCCGGTTCGTCGTTTCACGCCCGGAAGAATTCCTGTGGTCAGAAGGCAGCCGCA is a window from the Oligoflexus sp. genome containing:
- a CDS encoding cation diffusion facilitator family transporter, whose amino-acid sequence is MALKQAFLLSLGLMLFKLLGFYLSGSMIVLASFYDSLTDSLVSYLNFIFYRKAREKADPQHPFGHGGFEVVSSLVQGILITILACLLAYQSIAQLMHRTQPNLDTGAMPYVLGIMIVSAFSGFGIQWFLGRFERDLAEQGEISLTVSSDRAHYLSDFYTNGLGALGLLSVYWFKSTTLDSILGLVGSLFLFKTAWPLLVSTFTHIMHVEAEPEVQEEILRLALGTNGFVEGIHRLRTRRLGPNLFIDFHLKLPAAMPLAEAHRLGDEVEARIMQRFPRADVLIHLDPDDLPDEDV